The nucleotide window AAGAAAAAGCCGACAACCAGGAACAGCCGGAACAGAAAAAAGCTGCGCTTATGGCGATTATCGCCGACTACAACGCCCAGTACGGCAGCAACCACACCGTTAACGAGTTCGACCTGTACTATCAGGACATACAACAGCGCATTAAAGACCACAAATATTCCAATCAGGATTACCCGCGCAAACACAAAATCGACATCATTATCGTGGTGGACATGCTGCTCACCGGCTTCGATTCCAAGTACCTGAATACCTTGTATGTCGATAAAAACCTCAAATACCACGGTTTGATCCAATCCTTCTCGCGCACCAACCGGGTGCTCAACGACAGCAAACCCTGGGGCAATGTTTTGGATTTTCGCGGTCAGGAAAAAGAAGTCGATGCCGCCATTGCCTTGTTCTCCGGCCAATCCATCGACAAAGCCAAAGAAATCTGGCTGGTAGACCCCGCGCCGACGGTGATCAACAAACTGAAAACAGCGTTCGGCAAATTGGCAATCTTCATGAAAGCGCAAGGCCTGGACTGCGCGCCGGAACAAGTGGCCAACCTGAAAGGCGACACCGCCCGCGCCGAATTCATCAACCACTTCAAGGAAGTGCAGCGCCTGAAAACCCAACTGGATCAATACACCGACCTCGGCGAAGAACAGCACGCCCAAGTCGAGAAACTGCTGCCGGAAGACACCTTGCGCGGCTTTAAAGGCGTGTATCTGGACACCGCCCAACGTCTGAAAGCCCAACAAGGTAAAGGCAACGACGGTAATAGCACTGTGCAACAACTGGAATTTGAATTCGTGCTGTTCGCCTCGGCGGTGATCGATTACGACTACATCATGGGGCTGATCGCCAAATTCACCCAAAAAACCAGCAAACAAAAAATGACCCGCGAAGAGCTGATCGAGCTGATCAGTTCCAGCGCCAATTTGATGGACGAGCGCGACGACATCATTGCTTACATCAACAGTCTGCCCGCCGGGCAAAGCCTCAATGAAAAGGCCATTCGCGACGGCTACCAAGCCTTCAAAGCCGCCAAGGCTGCCAACGACTTGACCGCTATTGCGGACAAACACGGCCTGCAAGCATCGGCCCTGCAAGCCTTTGTCGATACCATCATGAGCCGGATGATTTTCGATGGCGAACACTTAAGTGATTTACTCAGCCCCCTGGAACTGGGCTGGAAAGCCCGCACCCAAGCCGAACTGGCCTTGATGGAAGACTTGCTGCCCTTATTACACAAACTGGCCCAAGGCCGCGAAATTTCAGGATTGGCGGCGTATGAATAAACCAATCATACCTAACCCCGTGTTCAGCGAAGTGCTGCAACACATCCAGCAAGCGCGACGCAAAATCTTTAGCCAAGCCAACACAGCCCTGATCGACCTGTATTGGCAAATCGGCCTTACTATCAGCCACAAAGTGCAAAGCGAAGCCTGGGGTAAAGGCGTAGTCACCGAACTGGCGCAATATATTGCCCAAAACGCCCCGGACATCAAAGGCTTCAGCGACAAAAATCTATGGCGCATGAAGCAGTTTTACGAAACCTATCAGGCTGATGAAAAACTCTCGGCACTGGTGAGAGAATTGCCCTGGTCGCACAACCTGGCTATTTTTTCGCGCTGCAAAACCCAACAGGAAAGAGCGTTTTATTTAAAGCTGACTATTGATGAAAAATACAGCGTTCGCGAGATTGATCGGCAAATTAGCGCCTGTTTATTTGAGCGTGCCATGCTGGATCAGCCAAAACTCTCAACACAGTTGAGAGAATTTCATCCCCAAATTAGCGCGGCCTTCAAAGACAACTACGTGCTGGAGTTTCTCGGCTTGCCGGAAACCCACAGCGAAAACGACCTGCAAACAGCCCTGATCCAGCACATGAAGGACTTTATTCTGGAACTGGGTGGCGACTTTATCTTTATGGGTGAACAATTCCGCCTGCAAGTCGGCAATCAGGATTTTTATATCGATTTGCTATTTTACCACCGCGGCCTGTCCGCGCTGGTGGCCTTTGAACTGAAAATCGGCAAATTCTCACCGGAACACATGGGGCAACTGAGTTTTTACCTGGAAGCACTGGATCGCGATGTCAAAAAGCCCCACGAAAACCCCAGCATTGGCGTCTTGCTGTGTCGCGACAAAGACGACGAAGTGGTGGAATACGCGCTATCACGCAACCTATCGCCGACCTTGATTGCTCAATACCAATTGCAATTGCCGGATAAAAAATTGATACAGGCCAAGCTGCATGAGCTACTGGCACAAGAACGGGAGGGTGACAAATGAGTGAACCCACGAAAAAGGCTTTGGTGCCGGTGTTGCGTTTTCCTGAGTTTCGGGATGCGGGGGATTGGAATAATGTACCCTTGGAAAGTTTGTATTCTTTTAAAGTAACCAACTCGTACTCAAGAGATCAATTAAACTATGAGAATGGTTCAGTAAAAAATATTCATTATGGCGATATACACACCAAATATTCGACTTTATTTAATATCGAAAAAGAAGTTGTACCGTTTATAAATCCGTCAGAGGCTCTCGAAAAAATTAAGCCAGAGTGTTACTGCGTCGAGGGCGATATGATTTTTGCTGACGCATCGGAAGATTTGGAAGATGTAGGCAAAAGTATAGAAGTTATTAATCTAAATAATGAGAAACTGTTATCTGGGTTACACACCCTATTAGCACGACAAAAAGACAAAAAGTTGATAATCGGGTTTGGTGGATATTTATTTAAATCAAACCGAATTCGGATGCAAATTAAAAAAGAATCTCAAGGAGCGAAGGTTCTTGGAATATCGGCGGGAAGACTATCAAATATTGAAGTTGCTTTTCCTTCAGATAAGAAAGAACAACAAAAAATCGTCGATTGCCTGTCTTCCATCGACGAATTGGTCACCGCGCAAACCCGAAAAGTCGAGGCCCTCAAAGCCTATAAAAAAGGCCTGATGCAACAGCTATTCCCCACCGAAGGTGCAACCGTGCCCAAACTGCGCTTTCCTGAGTTTCGGGATGCTGGGGAATGGAAAATCAGAGAACTAAAAGACTTTATAACTGAAAGAAATCAGATACCGTCAGAAAAATTACCGCTATACAGTCTAACTATTGAAGATGGCGTCACGCCAAAAACGGAGCGATATGAGCGTTCTTTTCTAGTCAAAGATGAGAAGGATGCTTATAAATTGGCGGGTCCAAATGACTTTGCCTATAACCCTATGAATTTGAGATTTGGCGCTATTGGAAGACATTATGGTTGTCAAAATATTGCTCTTTCAAAATATTACAATATTTTTTATTGCGATGAAACTGTAGATTCACGATTTTGTGAAATTTACTTTAAAAGCGGTGAAATGCTTACGCATTATGATGACGTCGCAACTGGCTCTTTAATTGAGAAAAGACGTGTTCATTTTAGTAGTTTTCTGAAGATTAAAATCGTATTTCCGAACTTATCTGAACAACAAAGAATCGCCGATTGCCTGTCTTCCATCGACGACCTGATCACCGCGCAAACCCAGAAGCTAGCCGAACTCAAAGCCCATAAAAACGGCCTGATGCAGCAACTTTTCCCCGCCGTTGATGAAGTGAACGGATGAGCGACAAACCGAAAATCCACAAACTGCCAAACCTGCGCCGCTTAGTGCAAAGGCTACGAGATGACCTGCGCGATAACACCAACGGCGGTTCCGATTTTGTTTTGCTTTACGCCTATAACGGCACCGGCAAAACCCGCCTTTCCATGGCGTTTAAAGAGGCAGGAAAACGCAAAAGGGGCGTTGCCAGAGATACCCTATATTTCAATGCCTATACCGAAGACCTGTTTCATTGGGATAACGACTTAAGCAACGATACCGAACGCGTGCTGCAAATCAACTCGGATTCCAATTTCTTTAACGGTTTTAAAGAGTTGGCTATTGAAGACAAAATTCGTCCTTATTTGAATCGTTACGCCGAATTTGATTTCAAAATCGATTATGAAAACTGGACCATTACCTTTTCCAAAGGCGATGCCAACCATATCAAGGTATCGCGCGGCGAAGAAAATATTTTTATTTGGTGTATTTTTCTGGCAATTTGCGAACTCACTCTGGATGGTGCAGAAGACGAAGCCTACAGCTGGGTGAAATACTTTTACATTGACGACCCAATTTCGTCACTGGATGACAACAACGCCATTGCTGTTGCCAGTGATTTGGCGCAACTGCTCAAGCGCGGAACGAAGCGGGTAAAGACAGTGATTTCATCCCATCACAGCCTGTTTTTTAATGTGATGTGTAACGAGCTGAAGAAAACGTCGCATAAAACCTATTTTCTGCATCGTGGTAATGATTCAGACTCCTACACCCTCCGGGCCACCGATGACACGCCGTTTTTCCACCATGTCGCCATGCTGGCCGAACTGCAGAAAGCCTCGGAATCCGGCAAACTATATACCCATCACTTCAATATGCTGCGGAGCATTTTGGAAAAAACCGCCACTTTTTTTGGGTTCAATGATTTTTCTGCCTGCATTCACGGCATTGACGACGAAGTGTTATTCGCCCGCGCCTTAAATTTGCTCAGCCACGGTAAATACTCTGATGTGGCTACACTAAACCGGACACACTTTTTAAAATAACCTGAAAAAGCGTGAATCCAAAATGAGCCAAGAAAAACCCAATACCTATACAGCCGAATTCAGAGCCTCAGCCGTCAAGTTGGCGAATGAATCCGATAAACCGATCAGCCAGGTAGCCCAGGATCTTGGCATTAACGTCAATACCTTGCATACCTGGATAGGAAAATACAGTCGCCCCAAAGACAGCAATAAAGCGGTCCGTACCGATGAACATCTGTACGATGAACTCAAGCGCCTTAAGAAGGAAGTGGCCCGATTGACCGAGGAGCGCGATTTACTAAAAAAGGCAGCGGCGTACTTCGCCAAGGAACAAAGATGAAGTACGCCTGGATCAAGCAGCATGCAGAGGACTTTGCGGTAGATACCCTGTGCCGGTTCATGAGGGTATCCCGAAGCGCCTACTACGACTGGCTGAAGCAAGGCCCCTCTGCGGGCGAACAAGACGATGCCGCCCTATCCGAGATGATCCAAAGCACCTTTGGCAAAAGCCGGGCAACCTACGGTACGCGCCGTCTCAAAGCCGCCTTATCCGCTCAGAACCGAACCGTCAGCCGCCGCCGTATCGGTCGTTTGATGCGGGAAGCGGGGTTGGCCTGTAAAACCAAGCGCAAATTCAAAGCCACGACGAATTCGAAGCATCATCAACCGGTTGCGTCCAATCACCTGGATCGGCAATTTGCCGTGGAAAAGCCCAATCAAGTTTATGCCGGCGACATCACCTATATCCATACGCAGGAGGGCTGGCTGTATCTGGCCGTGGTGATTGATCTCTATTCCCGGCAAGTCGTGGGCTGGTCTATGGCCGAACATATGCGGACCAAACTGGTGAACGATGCGCTACTGATGGCGGTTTGGAAGCGCAAGCCCGAGAAAGGCTTGCTATGGCATACCGATCGCGGCAGCCAATATGCATCGGACAGCCATCGAGCCTTATTAACGCAACACGGCATCCGGCAAAGCATGAGTCGTAAGGGAAACTGCTGGGATAATGCCGTCTCGGAAAGTTTCTTTCATACCCTGAAAATCGAGTTGATACATCACCAGACCTATCGAACCCGATCCGAGGCCAGGCAGGCCGTATTCGAATATATCGAAGTGTTTTATAACCGCGAGCGACTTCATTCCGCCAATGGCTACTTGTCGCCCGTTGACTACGAATTGCAGCTTAAAGCTGCTTAGCTGTGTGTCCGGAAAAGTGTTGACACATCACTCGGCCTACGAACCGAAAGAAATGGGCGAAGACACCAAGCAACTCTTTCAAAACATTTTAAGTGCATTTCTGAACCGCTATCAATTTGACTTGCCGGAAATGATCACCGTTACAACGACACAAGCGAATTAACCATGACCGAACAAGAACTAAGCAAACTAGGCAGCACGCTTTGGGGAATAGCCGACGATTTACGCGGTGCGATGAATGCCGACGACTTCCGCGACTATATGTTGTCGTTTCTGTTTTTGCGGTATCTATCGGACAACTACGAGGCTGCCGCCCAAAAAGAACTGGGGCCGGATTACCCGAAACCGGTGGATGATGATAAGCGTGCGCCGCTATCTATATGGTATGCAGCGAATGCCGGTGATGTGGCGGAATTTGAAAAACAAATGCGCCGCAAAGTGCATTATGTGATTGAACCGCAGCATCTTTGGACCAGTATTGCTGAACTGGCTAGAACCCAAAACGGGGAATTGCTACACACCCTGGAAAAAGGCTTTAAATACATTGAAAACCATAGCTTTGACAGCACTTTTCAAGGCTTGTTCTCGGAGATTAACCTCAATTCCGAAAAGCTCGGCAAAAATTACACTGACCGGAATGCCAAACTGTGCAAAATTATCAGCAAAATTGCCGAAGGGATTGCCCGATTCTCGACTGATAGCGATATTCTGGGCGATGCCTATGAATACCTGATCGGCCAGTTTGCCGCCGGTTCGGGCAAAAAAGCCGGTGAGTTTTATACGCCGCAACAGATTTCCGACATTCTGTCCGCTATCGTTGCCCTGGATAGTCAAGAACCGGCTACGGGCAAAAAGAAGAGGCTGGATAAGGTGCTGGATTTTGCCTGTGGCTCCGGCTCGTTGTTACTCAATGTCCGCAAGCAACTTGGCCAGCATGGTATCGGCAAGATTTACGGCCAAGAATCCAATATCACGACCTACAACCTGGCACGCATGAACATGCTACTACACGGAGTGAAGGATTCGGAATTTGAAATTCATCACGGCGATACCTTGTTGAACGATTGGGCTATTTTGAAGGAAATGAACCCAGCCAAAAAGCTATTGTTTGATGCCGTCGTGGCGAATGCGCCGTTTAGTCTGCGTTGGGATCCCAACGAAACCCTAGCCGAAGACTTTCGTTTCAAAGGCTATGGCCTCGCGCCCAAATCCGCTGCCGACTTTGCCTTTTTATTGCACGGTTTTCACTTTCTCAGCGACCAAGGCACCATGGCAATTATTTTGCCGCATGGAGTGCTGTTTCGTGGTGGTGCAGAAGAACGTATTCGTACCAAGCTGTTAAAAGACGGCCACATCGATACCGTGATTGGACTGCCCG belongs to Methylomonas sp. LL1 and includes:
- a CDS encoding PDDEXK nuclease domain-containing protein; its protein translation is MNKPIIPNPVFSEVLQHIQQARRKIFSQANTALIDLYWQIGLTISHKVQSEAWGKGVVTELAQYIAQNAPDIKGFSDKNLWRMKQFYETYQADEKLSALVRELPWSHNLAIFSRCKTQQERAFYLKLTIDEKYSVREIDRQISACLFERAMLDQPKLSTQLREFHPQISAAFKDNYVLEFLGLPETHSENDLQTALIQHMKDFILELGGDFIFMGEQFRLQVGNQDFYIDLLFYHRGLSALVAFELKIGKFSPEHMGQLSFYLEALDRDVKKPHENPSIGVLLCRDKDDEVVEYALSRNLSPTLIAQYQLQLPDKKLIQAKLHELLAQEREGDK
- a CDS encoding restriction endonuclease subunit S → MSEPTKKALVPVLRFPEFRDAGDWNNVPLESLYSFKVTNSYSRDQLNYENGSVKNIHYGDIHTKYSTLFNIEKEVVPFINPSEALEKIKPECYCVEGDMIFADASEDLEDVGKSIEVINLNNEKLLSGLHTLLARQKDKKLIIGFGGYLFKSNRIRMQIKKESQGAKVLGISAGRLSNIEVAFPSDKKEQQKIVDCLSSIDELVTAQTRKVEALKAYKKGLMQQLFPTEGATVPKLRFPEFRDAGEWKIRELKDFITERNQIPSEKLPLYSLTIEDGVTPKTERYERSFLVKDEKDAYKLAGPNDFAYNPMNLRFGAIGRHYGCQNIALSKYYNIFYCDETVDSRFCEIYFKSGEMLTHYDDVATGSLIEKRRVHFSSFLKIKIVFPNLSEQQRIADCLSSIDDLITAQTQKLAELKAHKNGLMQQLFPAVDEVNG
- a CDS encoding AAA family ATPase — protein: MSDKPKIHKLPNLRRLVQRLRDDLRDNTNGGSDFVLLYAYNGTGKTRLSMAFKEAGKRKRGVARDTLYFNAYTEDLFHWDNDLSNDTERVLQINSDSNFFNGFKELAIEDKIRPYLNRYAEFDFKIDYENWTITFSKGDANHIKVSRGEENIFIWCIFLAICELTLDGAEDEAYSWVKYFYIDDPISSLDDNNAIAVASDLAQLLKRGTKRVKTVISSHHSLFFNVMCNELKKTSHKTYFLHRGNDSDSYTLRATDDTPFFHHVAMLAELQKASESGKLYTHHFNMLRSILEKTATFFGFNDFSACIHGIDDEVLFARALNLLSHGKYSDVATLNRTHFLK
- a CDS encoding type I restriction-modification system subunit M, which produces MTEQELSKLGSTLWGIADDLRGAMNADDFRDYMLSFLFLRYLSDNYEAAAQKELGPDYPKPVDDDKRAPLSIWYAANAGDVAEFEKQMRRKVHYVIEPQHLWTSIAELARTQNGELLHTLEKGFKYIENHSFDSTFQGLFSEINLNSEKLGKNYTDRNAKLCKIISKIAEGIARFSTDSDILGDAYEYLIGQFAAGSGKKAGEFYTPQQISDILSAIVALDSQEPATGKKKRLDKVLDFACGSGSLLLNVRKQLGQHGIGKIYGQESNITTYNLARMNMLLHGVKDSEFEIHHGDTLLNDWAILKEMNPAKKLLFDAVVANAPFSLRWDPNETLAEDFRFKGYGLAPKSAADFAFLLHGFHFLSDQGTMAIILPHGVLFRGGAEERIRTKLLKDGHIDTVIGLPANLFFSTGIPVCILVLKKCKKPDDVLFINASEHFEKGKRQNRLLPEHIDKIVDTYQYRKQEERYSRRVSMAEIEQNDFNLNISRYISTAKAEEQIDLQAVNAELVALEQKIVASTDRHNVFLNELGLPSLPD